The genomic DNA GCGGCAATCCCGTGATCTGATTGGCAGGTACGCGTGAGTCCGAACATCCGATCCACAGATAAGCAGGTGCCTGCTGATCTTTCAGGCGCGCAAAATATTGTGGGTCGGTTGCGATCATCTGGTCCACCCATTGCCTGTTGTTGGCAAAGAGATGATCGACGCTGTCGCAAGAAGGCAGTCCCGGTACGGAAGACATGAGGGTCCTGTAACGCTATCGCAAGGCGATGGAAGGCAGAGAGGAAGCAGAGGAGAAAGCGCGTGACGGCAGGCTGCAGATGGCCAGGCGATTGCCGTCACGCATGGCGTTTCAATCGAACGTCACTAGCACTTTCATCGCTTTCGAGCGGTCGCCGGCTGTTTCGAACGCCTTGACCGATTGCTGATACGGAAACACGCCCGTGATCAGCGGCTTGACGTCGATGAGCCCTTTGTTCAGCAGTTCGACGGCGACGGCGAATTCTTCGTGGAATCGGAACGCGCCCCGCAGGTCGAACTCTTTGGCGACGATCACGTTCATCGGCAGCGCAATGTCGCCGCCCAATCCAACCTGGACAATCACGCCTCGCGGCTTCAATACGTCGAGCGCGCCGCGCAGCGCGGCAGCATTGCCGCTTGCTTCGAACAGCACGTCGAAGCTGCCTTTGTCGACGGCGAACGGTTGCAGTGCGTCCGGCGTTTCGGCGACGTTGAATGCCTGGTCCGCGCCGACTTTCAGCGCGCTTTGCAGCGGCAGCGCATTCACATCCGTCGCGACGATCGACGCAGCGCCCGCGCGGCGCGCGGCGGCCACGATCAACGCGCCGATGGGCCCGCAGCCCGTGACGAGTACGCGCTTACCGAGCATCGGGCCCGCGCGCCGCACCGCATGAAGCGCGACGGAGAGCGGCTCGGCCATCGCCGCTTCCGCATCGGAAAGCGAGTCAGCGACGACATGAGCCTGCGCGCGGTCGATCACGATCTCCTGACGAAACGCGCCTTGCACGTGCGGCGTGCGCATCGCACTGCCGTAGTAACGCATGTCGAGGCAGTGATTCTGCAGCCCCTGCTGGCAGTACTGACACGAACCGCACGGACGACTGGGACTGATGGCGATACGCGTGCCGACGGGCATATCGG from Paraburkholderia terrae includes the following:
- a CDS encoding L-idonate 5-dehydrogenase, with amino-acid sequence MHALVIHAPLDLRIEDVPTPEPEANQLLVRVRAGGICGSDLHYFNHGGFGTVRIREPMVLGHEVSGAVARVGANVTDMPVGTRIAISPSRPCGSCQYCQQGLQNHCLDMRYYGSAMRTPHVQGAFRQEIVIDRAQAHVVADSLSDAEAAMAEPLSVALHAVRRAGPMLGKRVLVTGCGPIGALIVAAARRAGAASIVATDVNALPLQSALKVGADQAFNVAETPDALQPFAVDKGSFDVLFEASGNAAALRGALDVLKPRGVIVQVGLGGDIALPMNVIVAKEFDLRGAFRFHEEFAVAVELLNKGLIDVKPLITGVFPYQQSVKAFETAGDRSKAMKVLVTFD